From one Thalassobaculum sp. OXR-137 genomic stretch:
- a CDS encoding helix-turn-helix domain-containing protein produces the protein MAKAKVDKRRDDPNYQITNNNPIDVHVGRRVRLRRTLLGMSQEQLGEALNITFQQVQKYERGSNRISSSRLWDIAQILDVPVSFFFDDMSDDTMAHSPRRMKSGQPRDEYEENPTDPMARRETLELVRAYYSIKNPNLRKRITEMVKSVATALPEEK, from the coding sequence ATGGCTAAAGCCAAAGTAGATAAGCGTCGTGATGATCCCAACTACCAGATCACGAACAACAACCCGATCGATGTCCATGTCGGTCGCCGTGTGCGGCTGCGTCGCACGTTGCTCGGGATGAGCCAGGAGCAGCTTGGCGAGGCGCTGAACATCACGTTCCAGCAGGTTCAGAAGTACGAGCGCGGCAGCAACCGCATCAGCTCGTCCCGGCTGTGGGATATCGCCCAGATCCTGGACGTGCCGGTCAGCTTCTTCTTCGACGACATGTCCGACGACACGATGGCGCATTCCCCGCGCCGCATGAAGTCCGGCCAGCCGCGCGACGAATACGAGGAGAACCCGACGGACCCGATGGCCCGCCGCGAGACCCTCGAGCTGGTGCGCGCCTACTATTCGATCAAGAATCCGAACCTGCGCAAGCGCATCACCGAAATGGTGAAGTCGGTCGCGACCGCGCTGCCGGAAGAGAAGTAA
- a CDS encoding fatty acid desaturase, producing the protein MWIALAVYLPIVGSLAAVWLQAAPWWAAAPVLAWCVAWQASLQHEVIHGHPTPWRWMNRLIAGPPLLVFVPFDRYRDSHLAHHTDARLTDPLDDSESWYVTAERWRRAGRVERSLRWTMNTLAGRVVLGPLWLMAQAVVTDSRDLVAGRRLFPLAGHFMQLLALAWILSAVGVPLWGYLALVVWPATGMMLIRSFAEHRPDPSPACRSVIVENGGALGWLFLSNNLHALHHERPGLPWYLLRRVYRDGADGILSRNGGYRFDSYVKLAATYLFSPRDHPIHPLYR; encoded by the coding sequence GTGTGGATCGCCCTGGCCGTCTATCTGCCGATCGTCGGGTCGCTGGCGGCGGTCTGGCTGCAGGCCGCGCCGTGGTGGGCGGCCGCCCCGGTCCTGGCTTGGTGCGTGGCATGGCAGGCGTCGCTTCAGCACGAGGTCATCCACGGCCACCCGACGCCGTGGCGCTGGATGAACCGCCTGATCGCCGGGCCGCCGCTGCTGGTCTTCGTCCCCTTCGACCGGTACCGCGACAGCCATCTGGCCCATCACACCGACGCGCGGCTGACCGATCCGCTGGACGATTCGGAGAGCTGGTATGTCACCGCCGAGCGCTGGCGGCGGGCGGGGCGCGTCGAGCGTTCCCTGCGCTGGACGATGAACACCCTGGCCGGTCGGGTGGTGCTCGGTCCGCTCTGGCTGATGGCCCAAGCGGTTGTGACAGATAGTCGCGATTTGGTGGCAGGACGGCGGCTTTTCCCACTCGCCGGCCATTTTATGCAACTTCTGGCATTGGCCTGGATCCTGTCCGCAGTGGGGGTGCCGCTGTGGGGATATCTGGCCCTGGTGGTATGGCCGGCGACCGGAATGATGCTGATCCGCAGCTTTGCGGAACACCGCCCGGACCCCAGTCCCGCTTGCAGAAGCGTCATCGTGGAGAACGGCGGGGCGCTGGGCTGGCTGTTTCTGTCGAACAATCTGCACGCGCTGCATCACGAACGGCCCGGATTGCCGTGGTACCTTCTGCGCCGCGTGTACCGGGACGGGGCCGACGGGATTCTCTCTCGAAATGGGGGCTACAGGTTCGACTCTTACGTCAAACTGGCAGCCACTTATCTTTTTTCACCTCGAGATCACCCGATTCATCCCTTATATCGCTAG
- a CDS encoding fatty acid desaturase yields MLAATGTMCLTLDGAALVAAMVAHGILLVFLFPPLHESVHRTAFKTTWINKAVAEVCGFLLLLPPRWYTAFHMAHHRFTQDPERDPELAAPKPTTLLGYLYVLSGAEYWFRVVQGLVTRAFGHAPSAFLDSRSRPRAIREARVYLALYAAIAVVSVLTDPRPVLVLWVGPVLLGQPFLRAYLLSEHWGCPAVKDMWANTRSVVSIAPIRWLAWNMPYHAEHHANPGIPFHALPAYGDLMKGSRKVEAAGYLPFHGERIGALRNGTAEPL; encoded by the coding sequence TTGCTGGCTGCAACCGGGACGATGTGCCTGACCCTGGACGGGGCCGCATTGGTCGCGGCGATGGTGGCGCACGGCATCCTTCTCGTCTTCCTGTTCCCGCCGCTGCATGAAAGCGTCCACCGCACCGCGTTCAAGACCACCTGGATCAACAAGGCGGTCGCCGAGGTCTGCGGCTTCCTGCTGCTGCTGCCGCCGCGCTGGTACACCGCCTTTCACATGGCGCATCACCGGTTCACCCAGGATCCGGAGCGCGACCCCGAACTGGCCGCGCCGAAGCCCACGACCCTGCTCGGATATCTGTATGTCCTGTCCGGGGCCGAGTACTGGTTCCGGGTGGTGCAGGGTCTGGTCACCCGCGCCTTCGGCCACGCGCCGAGCGCCTTTCTGGACAGTCGGTCGCGGCCGCGCGCGATCCGCGAGGCGCGGGTCTATCTGGCGCTGTATGCCGCGATCGCCGTGGTGTCCGTGCTGACCGACCCGCGGCCGGTGCTGGTGCTCTGGGTCGGCCCGGTGCTGCTCGGCCAGCCGTTCCTGCGCGCCTATCTGCTGTCCGAGCACTGGGGCTGTCCGGCGGTCAAGGACATGTGGGCGAACACCCGCTCCGTGGTCAGCATCGCGCCGATCCGCTGGCTCGCCTGGAACATGCCCTACCACGCCGAGCATCACGCCAATCCGGGCATCCCGTTCCATGCGCTGCCGGCCTACGGCGACCTCATGAAGGGCTCCCGCAAGGTCGAGGCCGCCGGCTATCTGCCGTTCCATGGCGAGCGCATCGGCGCCCTGCGCAACGGCACGGCCGAGCCGCTTTAA
- a CDS encoding mandelate racemase/muconate lactonizing enzyme family protein, translating into MKIDRIDITHHRLPLDPPFRASWDTRPRTEFDATIVRVVTDEGAVGIGSGDTMLGFERHAELFVGQEPLDLDRHNRVLDNLAFHYSRYWPLDLALWDLAGKILGQPVWRLAGGRSDRTRLYASSGTLRGPQEMAEAALSFLEAGFPAMKIRFHRGDWRDDIRALEAVRAAVGDRLTLMVDCNQGWRMPWDTERPWSLKDALAVARELEKLGIYWMEEPLHRADYAGMAALRNAVDIRIAGGEMNREVFEFDTIIERRCLDVLQPDAALTGGIGGLKRIAEAAVAANLIFTPHTWSNGLGVAANAHLACGAGNPPFLEFPYDPPEWSAERRDYMLSETLSFEDGWMILGEAPGLGVALDEDRLAATRIG; encoded by the coding sequence ATGAAAATCGACCGTATCGACATCACCCACCACCGCCTGCCGCTCGATCCGCCGTTCCGGGCGAGCTGGGACACCCGTCCGCGCACCGAGTTCGACGCCACGATCGTCCGCGTCGTCACCGACGAGGGCGCGGTCGGCATCGGCTCGGGCGACACCATGCTCGGCTTCGAGCGGCACGCCGAGCTGTTCGTCGGCCAGGAACCGCTGGATCTCGACCGGCACAACCGGGTGCTGGACAACCTCGCCTTCCACTACAGCCGCTACTGGCCCCTCGACCTGGCCCTGTGGGACCTGGCCGGTAAGATCCTCGGCCAGCCGGTCTGGCGGCTGGCGGGCGGCCGATCGGACCGCACCCGGCTCTACGCCTCCTCGGGCACCCTGCGCGGGCCGCAGGAGATGGCCGAGGCCGCCCTGTCCTTCCTGGAGGCGGGCTTCCCGGCGATGAAGATCCGCTTCCACCGCGGCGACTGGCGCGACGACATCCGCGCCCTGGAGGCGGTGCGCGCCGCCGTCGGCGACCGGCTGACCCTGATGGTCGACTGCAACCAGGGTTGGCGGATGCCCTGGGACACCGAGCGGCCCTGGTCCTTGAAGGACGCGCTGGCCGTCGCCCGCGAGCTGGAGAAGCTGGGCATCTACTGGATGGAGGAGCCGCTGCACCGGGCCGACTATGCCGGCATGGCGGCCCTGCGGAACGCCGTGGATATCCGCATCGCCGGCGGCGAGATGAACCGCGAGGTGTTCGAGTTCGACACGATCATCGAGCGCCGCTGCCTGGACGTGCTGCAGCCGGACGCGGCACTGACCGGCGGCATCGGCGGGCTGAAGCGGATCGCCGAGGCCGCCGTCGCCGCCAACCTGATCTTCACCCCGCATACCTGGTCGAACGGGCTCGGCGTCGCGGCCAACGCCCATCTGGCCTGCGGCGCCGGCAACCCGCCCTTCCTGGAATTCCCCTACGACCCGCCCGAATGGTCGGCCGAGCGGCGCGATTACATGCTGAGCGAGACCCTGAGCTTCGAGGACGGCTGGATGATCCTGGGCGAGGCACCCGGGCTCGGCGTGGCGCTGGACGAGGACCGCCTGGCCGCGACCCGCATCGGCTGA
- a CDS encoding phosphate/phosphite/phosphonate ABC transporter substrate-binding protein, producing MSAPAVLPIAAFTMYDLPELRKATDDWWTAIARHLRRAGIEDVPAALTRGRTVGENWRDPALLLTQTCGYPLTHAYAGDLTAIAVPDYRAEGCGGGTYSSAFVVREEDPAKTLADLRGRRAAANGPDSQSGCNVLRAAVAAIADGERFFSEVLWSGAHRNSLAMVREGKADIAALDGVTFALVGDAAPQEIEGIRVLGWSATTPALPYAVRRAADADTRQRVTDALLAAAADPESAGARDTLRIAGMLPAEDTDYTVMVAMREAAEARGYPLLA from the coding sequence ATGAGCGCCCCCGCCGTACTTCCAATCGCCGCCTTCACCATGTACGACCTGCCGGAACTCCGCAAAGCGACCGACGACTGGTGGACGGCCATCGCCCGGCATCTCCGCCGCGCCGGGATCGAAGACGTTCCGGCGGCCCTGACACGGGGCCGGACGGTCGGCGAGAACTGGCGCGATCCGGCCCTGCTGCTGACCCAGACCTGCGGCTATCCGCTGACCCATGCCTATGCGGGCGACCTCACCGCCATCGCCGTCCCGGACTACCGGGCCGAGGGCTGCGGCGGCGGGACCTACAGCAGCGCCTTCGTGGTGCGCGAGGAGGATCCGGCGAAAACGCTCGCCGATCTGCGCGGCCGCCGGGCCGCCGCCAACGGGCCCGACAGCCAGTCGGGCTGCAACGTCCTGCGCGCCGCCGTCGCGGCAATCGCGGACGGTGAGCGGTTCTTCTCCGAGGTGCTGTGGAGCGGCGCCCACCGCAACAGCCTCGCGATGGTGCGCGAGGGCAAGGCCGATATCGCCGCGCTGGACGGGGTGACCTTTGCCCTGGTCGGCGACGCCGCACCCCAGGAGATCGAGGGCATCCGCGTGCTCGGCTGGAGTGCGACCACCCCCGCCCTGCCCTATGCGGTGCGCCGGGCCGCCGATGCCGATACCCGGCAGCGGGTGACCGACGCCCTTCTGGCGGCCGCGGCCGATCCGGAGAGCGCCGGAGCCCGCGACACGCTCCGCATCGCCGGAATGCTGCCGGCCGAGGATACCGACTACACCGTGATGGTGGCGATGCGCGAGGCGGCGGAGGCGCGCGGCTACCCGCTGCTCGCCTGA
- a CDS encoding P-loop ATPase, Sll1717 family, protein MISEWIEFGQVSAERDDNLSEYFYENGVLESVIKNRHHFLVLGRKGAGKTAVFQHFENNPERYIGKNDLSISMSLQNYSWDVHSLLMTEGKASSMAYIQSWKYVIYLLSVRKLIESGVSNKKIDLIKKILERIYTSPVPSISEIIGQKLLQLSKIKLPGAGLSLDDGELENLSADVGEISFSDVKSDNSLKVVLNNSLERLTDILEGVLLESFDESRRIFITFDRIDEAWDEASFESSQKIIAGLIGAADSIVSKFRGSVRPVVFLREDIFETLSINDMNKLRSDCGQLLAWSKDGISRMILERVNFYADRSGNERFSKIEELFDREQMRQQRSPFDYILLRTMLRPRDFIRIFQLVKLDMEDRRNNPFEHEDVNEQKLECQSIYNSEPAYSEWLVDEIKDEWKVQSPQINQFLTEIQNNGATNFTASDLMSSLNKIDMEYSLSEIGANLKFLYDNSIIGFRVGKSQQWKFKCFFKSQGFLEADLYKVHDGLHRGLNLTESRSSA, encoded by the coding sequence ATGATTAGTGAATGGATTGAGTTTGGACAGGTTTCAGCAGAGCGGGATGATAATCTGTCAGAGTATTTTTACGAAAATGGCGTGCTAGAGTCTGTAATTAAAAATCGCCACCATTTTTTAGTTCTTGGCCGGAAAGGTGCGGGAAAAACCGCAGTTTTTCAGCATTTTGAAAATAACCCAGAGAGATACATTGGAAAAAACGATCTTTCTATTAGTATGTCTTTGCAGAACTATAGCTGGGATGTGCACTCGCTATTGATGACAGAAGGGAAGGCGTCATCAATGGCTTACATACAGTCTTGGAAGTACGTAATTTATCTTTTATCAGTAAGAAAACTTATCGAATCTGGGGTGTCTAACAAGAAAATTGATCTCATTAAGAAGATTCTAGAGCGAATTTATACTTCACCAGTTCCTAGTATTAGTGAAATTATTGGGCAGAAATTACTTCAATTGAGTAAAATAAAATTGCCGGGAGCTGGCTTAAGTCTGGATGATGGTGAGCTAGAGAACTTATCGGCCGATGTCGGCGAGATATCATTTTCAGATGTCAAATCTGATAATTCACTAAAGGTTGTTTTGAATAATTCCTTGGAGCGTCTGACAGATATTCTAGAAGGCGTTCTCTTGGAATCATTTGATGAAAGTCGTCGTATATTCATCACATTTGATCGAATTGATGAGGCGTGGGACGAAGCATCATTTGAATCGAGCCAAAAAATTATAGCAGGACTTATTGGTGCGGCGGATAGTATTGTTTCAAAATTTCGAGGGTCGGTAAGGCCCGTCGTTTTCTTGAGAGAGGATATATTCGAGACGCTTAGTATAAATGATATGAACAAATTGAGATCCGACTGCGGGCAGCTTTTGGCTTGGTCCAAGGATGGGATTTCAAGAATGATTTTAGAGAGAGTGAATTTTTATGCTGATAGGAGTGGGAATGAACGATTCTCCAAAATAGAGGAATTGTTTGATCGAGAGCAAATGAGACAGCAGAGATCTCCATTTGATTATATTTTGTTGCGAACAATGTTGAGGCCGCGTGATTTTATTAGGATTTTTCAGTTGGTTAAGCTGGACATGGAGGACAGAAGAAATAATCCATTTGAGCATGAAGACGTTAATGAGCAAAAGCTTGAGTGTCAGTCAATTTATAATTCTGAACCTGCGTATTCAGAGTGGCTAGTTGATGAGATTAAGGATGAGTGGAAAGTGCAATCCCCTCAAATTAATCAATTTCTCACAGAGATACAAAATAATGGGGCAACGAATTTCACTGCATCTGACCTAATGTCGAGTTTGAATAAAATAGATATGGAATATAGTCTATCTGAAATAGGCGCAAATCTCAAGTTCTTATACGATAACTCTATAATTGGATTTCGTGTTGGGAAATCTCAGCAGTGGAAATTTAAATGTTTCTTTAAGTCACAAGGATTTCTGGAAGCGGATCTATATAAAGTGCACGATGGATTACATCGTGGGTTGAATCTGACGGAAAGTCGATCGTCTGCTTGA
- a CDS encoding helix-turn-helix transcriptional regulator: MQQSVQPTDKRDVARLFRERLEAAMDRAGLSRSAVAKRIGVDRSTLSQILSDDGVRLPRADTVAALAVTLQVSLDWLLGLAEEGQFTADIMERSPEISPHNRTVADENLLRWHAEAAGYKIRYVPTSLPDQVKIPEVIEYEHHETGTSAADQAMRRSRDRLDYVRQPETDVEICTSIQSVRDFADGTGVWRDLPLEVRRRQLTHIADLIDELYPSVRWFLFDGVRDYAIPVTIFGPKRAAIYAGDMYIVFSTTEHIRVLTRRFDDLIRHAVVHAHEIPAYMRTLIDRIDKGLPA; the protein is encoded by the coding sequence ATGCAACAGTCTGTTCAACCTACCGACAAGCGGGATGTCGCCCGGCTCTTCCGGGAGCGGCTGGAGGCCGCGATGGACCGCGCCGGCCTGTCCCGATCGGCGGTGGCCAAGCGGATCGGCGTCGACCGCTCCACCCTCTCCCAGATCCTGTCGGACGACGGCGTGCGCCTGCCCCGGGCCGACACCGTCGCGGCCCTGGCGGTAACACTTCAGGTGTCGCTGGACTGGCTGCTCGGCCTTGCGGAGGAAGGGCAGTTCACCGCCGACATCATGGAGCGCTCGCCGGAGATCAGTCCGCACAACCGGACCGTCGCCGACGAGAACCTGCTGCGCTGGCATGCGGAGGCGGCCGGCTACAAGATCCGCTACGTGCCGACCAGCCTGCCCGACCAGGTGAAGATCCCGGAGGTGATCGAATACGAGCACCACGAGACCGGGACCTCGGCCGCCGACCAGGCGATGCGCCGCTCGCGCGACCGCCTCGACTATGTCCGACAGCCGGAGACCGACGTGGAGATCTGCACGTCCATCCAGTCGGTGCGCGATTTCGCCGACGGCACCGGCGTCTGGCGGGACCTGCCGCTGGAGGTCCGGCGCCGCCAGCTCACCCACATCGCCGACCTGATCGACGAGCTGTACCCCAGCGTGCGCTGGTTCCTGTTCGACGGGGTGCGCGACTACGCCATTCCGGTGACCATCTTCGGGCCGAAGCGGGCGGCGATCTATGCCGGCGACATGTATATTGTCTTCAGCACCACCGAGCATATCCGGGTGCTGACCCGCCGCTTCGACGACCTGATCCGCCACGCCGTCGTCCACGCCCACGAGATCCCCGCCTATATGCGGACGCTGATCGACCGGATCGACAAAGGATTGCCCGCATGA
- a CDS encoding iron-containing alcohol dehydrogenase, whose amino-acid sequence MLSAFTHEPSPSMSYGLDRVDALPEDVSALCGPAARVLIVTDPGVVATGIPEAAARRLASAGMAVDLFDEVASDPSAESIDAAARRARSHRANLILGIGGGSALDVAKLAASVAVADAPAESYAVMANPLPARAIRKILIPTTSGTGAEMTRTSVYGLDGGRKVWAWGSTLKADLSILDPSMTLGLPGPLTAATGLDALVHAVEAYTHVRSTPVVAGMALQAVALVAQNLERAVTTPGDVEARGRMALGSALAGVAIDACGTGLAHAFGHALGTLAHVHHGRAVALAMRVTLPWSATRRPDLYAPIATALGVDPRRTGDEAEHAAAGADRFEALLRAVGLPVSLADMGLDGKDAPRLVTVALAPENRPMIDNNAIRPDDAELLDLARSILEAS is encoded by the coding sequence ATGCTGTCCGCATTCACCCATGAGCCCAGCCCGTCGATGAGCTACGGGCTCGACCGGGTCGATGCCCTGCCGGAAGACGTGTCGGCCCTGTGCGGGCCGGCCGCCCGGGTGCTGATCGTCACCGATCCGGGCGTGGTCGCCACCGGCATTCCCGAGGCCGCCGCCCGGCGGCTGGCGTCGGCCGGGATGGCGGTGGACCTGTTCGACGAGGTCGCCAGCGACCCGTCGGCCGAGTCGATCGACGCCGCCGCGCGCCGGGCCCGGTCCCACCGGGCGAATCTGATCCTGGGCATCGGTGGCGGCTCGGCCCTGGACGTGGCCAAGCTGGCCGCCTCCGTGGCGGTGGCCGATGCGCCGGCGGAGTCCTATGCCGTCATGGCCAACCCGCTGCCCGCCCGCGCGATCCGCAAGATCCTGATTCCGACCACCTCGGGCACCGGGGCGGAGATGACCCGCACCTCGGTCTACGGGCTCGACGGCGGGCGCAAGGTCTGGGCCTGGGGCAGCACGCTGAAGGCCGATCTCTCCATCCTCGACCCCTCCATGACCCTGGGCCTGCCGGGGCCGCTGACCGCGGCGACCGGGCTCGACGCCCTGGTCCATGCGGTGGAGGCCTATACCCATGTGCGCTCGACCCCCGTGGTGGCCGGCATGGCGCTGCAGGCGGTCGCCTTGGTGGCGCAGAACCTGGAGCGGGCGGTGACCACGCCGGGGGATGTGGAGGCGCGCGGCCGCATGGCGCTCGGCTCCGCCCTGGCCGGGGTGGCGATCGACGCCTGCGGCACCGGCCTCGCCCATGCCTTCGGACATGCGCTCGGCACGCTCGCCCATGTGCATCACGGCCGGGCCGTGGCGCTGGCCATGCGGGTCACGCTGCCCTGGTCGGCGACACGGCGGCCGGATCTCTACGCGCCGATCGCGACGGCTCTGGGCGTCGATCCGCGGCGCACCGGCGACGAGGCCGAGCATGCGGCGGCGGGCGCCGACCGGTTCGAAGCCCTGCTGCGGGCGGTCGGCCTGCCGGTCTCGCTGGCGGATATGGGGCTGGACGGCAAGGACGCGCCGCGCCTGGTGACGGTGGCGCTGGCGCCGGAGAACCGGCCGATGATCGACAACAACGCGATCCGTCCGGACGACGCGGAACTGCTGGACCTGGCCCGGTCGATCCTCGAGGCGTCTTAG